A region from the Stutzerimonas stutzeri genome encodes:
- a CDS encoding lipid A deacylase LpxR family protein has translation MAISRVHARVSLAVLVACVPAVSQADLYSLKIENDIISTGSDGHYTNGFELMRSFKPDADHWSRRFADVLPGWSADEVDNVAYRLGHQIYTPNDIERAELIEDDRPYAGLLFAGLSIFSDHQHEGWRGASGLHLDVGIVGPAAGGKKIQRRVHEATNSDEPRGWDNQLRNEPFVNLAYQHRWWLQQRFAGLEFEYGPSAGFSLGNLYTYGSAGLGLRIGQGLARSFSIPAVAPAQSGSMFFDQGGGFAWNLFANVEGRYMAQNMLLEGNTFKSSHSVDPNEWVGDAKAGIALTWNSWQVAFASVWRTREFNGQDKHDQFGSLTVSTWF, from the coding sequence CGCGTTTCCCTCGCCGTACTCGTCGCTTGTGTTCCGGCAGTCAGCCAAGCTGACCTGTATTCCCTGAAAATCGAAAACGACATCATCTCTACCGGCAGCGATGGCCATTACACCAATGGCTTCGAACTGATGCGCTCATTCAAGCCCGATGCCGATCACTGGTCGCGCCGCTTTGCCGATGTGCTGCCGGGCTGGAGCGCCGACGAGGTGGACAATGTCGCTTACCGGCTGGGTCATCAGATATATACGCCGAACGACATCGAGCGGGCCGAGCTGATCGAAGACGATCGCCCCTATGCCGGGCTGCTGTTCGCCGGGCTGTCGATCTTTTCCGATCACCAGCACGAGGGCTGGCGCGGTGCCAGCGGTTTGCATCTGGATGTAGGGATCGTCGGGCCCGCCGCGGGTGGCAAGAAAATCCAGCGCCGGGTCCATGAAGCCACCAACAGTGACGAGCCGCGCGGTTGGGACAACCAGCTGCGCAACGAGCCGTTCGTCAACCTCGCGTACCAGCATCGCTGGTGGTTGCAGCAGCGTTTTGCCGGCCTGGAGTTCGAGTACGGGCCGAGCGCCGGCTTTTCGCTGGGCAATCTCTATACCTACGGTTCTGCCGGGCTGGGGCTGCGCATCGGCCAGGGCCTGGCGCGCAGTTTCAGTATTCCCGCGGTGGCGCCTGCGCAGAGCGGCAGCATGTTTTTCGACCAGGGCGGCGGGTTCGCCTGGAACCTGTTCGCCAATGTCGAAGGGCGCTACATGGCGCAGAACATGCTGCTCGAGGGCAATACCTTCAAGAGCAGCCATTCGGTGGACCCGAACGAGTGGGTCGGCGACGCCAAGGCGGGTATCGCACTGACCTGGAACAGTTGGCAAGTGGCGTTTGCCAGCGTCTGGCGCACCCGTGAATTCAACGGTCAGGACAAGCACGACCAGTTCGGCTCGCTGACGGTGTCGACCTGGTTTTGA